One genomic window of Acetomicrobium thermoterrenum DSM 13490 includes the following:
- the hisC gene encoding histidinol-phosphate transaminase — translation MWLENFIRRSIADVEPYKPGKSIEELKRELGLTRVVRLCSNENPWPLPDSVLSAIDEASKMLNRYPDAEAYSLRKAIARKLGVSVQEVIVGAGTEGVTFALFQALLEEDDEIVISKPTYPLYKLAASACGANCVEVPVDHDMRISVTDIMEACTEKTKLLVLCDPNNPTGLFLPRNDMLVLSSFLNRRNILLVVDEAYAEFVTDPEYLSGIELFHEIGNVVILRTFSKIFGLAGLRVGYGIVPKPITNAYAKVRRVFDVNSIAQAAAIAALKEDNYVEKIRELTLLEKEKVTRALVNMGMEVRETVTNFILIKVNDEQKMFNELLKEGIIVRPASDLGLQGYLRVSIGLPEENEQFISTLRKLMRRLGDRV, via the coding sequence ATGTGGTTAGAAAATTTCATTCGTAGGTCAATTGCCGACGTTGAACCCTATAAACCAGGAAAGTCGATAGAGGAATTAAAGCGTGAATTGGGTTTAACTCGCGTAGTGAGACTTTGTTCTAACGAGAACCCGTGGCCTCTTCCGGATAGCGTTCTAAGTGCAATCGACGAAGCTTCTAAAATGCTAAACAGATATCCAGACGCTGAGGCTTATTCCCTTAGAAAGGCAATTGCCAGAAAATTAGGCGTTTCCGTGCAGGAAGTAATTGTCGGCGCTGGCACCGAGGGCGTTACCTTCGCGCTTTTTCAAGCACTGCTCGAGGAAGATGACGAAATTGTAATCTCCAAACCGACATACCCCCTTTACAAGTTAGCTGCATCGGCATGTGGAGCTAATTGTGTAGAAGTTCCCGTAGACCACGATATGAGAATTAGCGTCACCGATATCATGGAAGCCTGTACGGAGAAAACAAAATTGTTGGTATTATGCGATCCCAATAACCCTACAGGCCTTTTCTTACCGCGGAATGATATGCTGGTTCTTTCTTCATTCCTTAATAGACGGAACATTTTGCTGGTAGTGGACGAAGCATATGCTGAATTCGTTACAGACCCCGAATATCTTTCTGGCATAGAGCTTTTTCACGAAATTGGAAATGTCGTGATACTGAGGACCTTTTCCAAGATTTTCGGTTTGGCCGGGTTGAGAGTCGGATATGGTATCGTCCCCAAACCCATCACGAATGCCTACGCTAAGGTAAGGCGCGTTTTCGACGTCAACTCTATAGCTCAAGCTGCTGCCATTGCAGCCTTAAAAGAAGACAATTACGTTGAGAAGATCCGGGAGTTGACTTTGCTTGAAAAGGAAAAAGTTACACGTGCCCTTGTAAATATGGGCATGGAGGTTAGAGAAACGGTTACAAACTTTATTCTGATAAAAGTCAATGACGAGCAAAAGATGTTTAACGAACTTTTGAAAGAGGGCATAATTGTTCGTCCAGCAAGTGATTTGGGTCTGCAGGGGTATTTACGCGTGTCTATCGGGTTACCTGAGGAAAACGAACAATTTATAAGTACTTTAAGAAAGTTGATGAGAAGACTTGGCGACAGAGTTTAA
- the murA gene encoding UDP-N-acetylglucosamine 1-carboxyvinyltransferase, which yields MKTNQESGFLKINGGTPLKGKVKVQGSKNAALPVMAAALLLDNGEVHLRNVPKLLDVQTMSDLLVSLGAVIKRDDHTMTIEIEGEPAWETPSSLVRKMRASSLVLGPLLARCGRVILPLPGGCAIGSRPMDLHFKGLSKMGAQIELDKGAVIARADKLVGARIYLDFPSVGATENLLMAAVLAKGETLIENAAREPEIDNLVRALKSMGAAIEGEGTGILRVRGQKELNPATIDIIPDRIEAATYLLAGAITRGDVTVKGVIAEHLNALLAKLDEAGIEVINKENELRVNSPDRPRGLTVKTMPYPGFSTDLQPQMMALLSLAEGTSVIYETIFESRFLHASELQKMGAQIELQGNTAIIHGQSSLIGAEVYATDLRGGAALVLAGLAAEGETVVYDVHHLYRGYENMAEKLILLGAEVHEGKDKIKERKQ from the coding sequence GTGAAGACTAATCAAGAATCCGGTTTTTTGAAGATAAATGGGGGAACCCCTCTTAAAGGGAAGGTAAAGGTCCAGGGTTCAAAAAATGCGGCCCTGCCGGTCATGGCTGCCGCGCTTTTGTTGGATAATGGTGAAGTGCATCTTCGAAATGTGCCCAAATTGCTGGACGTGCAAACGATGAGCGATTTGCTCGTCAGTTTAGGAGCAGTTATCAAACGCGACGATCATACGATGACGATAGAAATTGAAGGCGAACCAGCTTGGGAAACACCGTCATCTCTTGTCAGAAAGATGAGAGCTTCCTCTTTGGTCTTGGGCCCTCTACTTGCTCGATGTGGAAGAGTGATTTTGCCCCTTCCGGGCGGGTGCGCTATAGGTAGCAGACCCATGGACCTGCACTTTAAGGGTCTTTCTAAGATGGGTGCGCAAATAGAGCTTGATAAAGGAGCAGTAATTGCCAGGGCCGATAAATTGGTTGGAGCAAGGATTTATCTCGATTTTCCTTCCGTCGGTGCCACTGAAAATCTTCTCATGGCGGCTGTTTTGGCAAAAGGGGAAACGCTGATCGAAAACGCCGCAAGGGAGCCCGAAATTGACAACCTTGTCAGAGCTTTAAAGTCCATGGGTGCTGCCATAGAAGGAGAGGGTACCGGGATATTGCGCGTCAGAGGGCAAAAGGAATTGAACCCCGCAACCATCGATATTATACCTGATCGTATTGAAGCGGCAACATACCTTTTGGCTGGGGCAATTACCCGAGGAGATGTCACTGTAAAAGGTGTGATTGCCGAACACCTAAACGCTCTCCTGGCTAAGCTTGATGAAGCCGGAATAGAAGTGATAAACAAAGAAAACGAATTGCGAGTCAACTCTCCAGACCGTCCAAGGGGTCTTACGGTTAAGACTATGCCCTATCCGGGCTTTTCCACGGATCTGCAACCGCAGATGATGGCCTTGCTTTCACTGGCAGAGGGTACGAGTGTAATTTATGAAACTATTTTTGAATCCCGCTTTCTCCACGCCAGCGAACTGCAAAAGATGGGTGCTCAAATTGAACTCCAAGGTAATACCGCTATTATACACGGGCAATCTTCGTTAATTGGCGCTGAGGTATATGCAACAGACTTGCGTGGAGGAGCGGCTTTAGTTCTCGCAGGGTTGGCGGCCGAGGGTGAAACCGTTGTTTACGATGTTCATCATCTCTACAGGGGTTATGAGAATATGGCCGAAAAATTGATCCTTCTCGGCGCAGAGGTCCATGAGGGAAAGGATAAAATTAAAGAGAGAAAACAATAA
- the wecB gene encoding non-hydrolyzing UDP-N-acetylglucosamine 2-epimerase, whose product MSLICCIIGTRPEAIKMAPVIMKLKERDMPYYVLATGQHTDLLTQALKVFNIVPNCNLSIMKEKQSLDYITSSVLTKVGEVLDDIRPEVVLVHGDTTTTFASALAAFYRKVKIGHVEAGLRSGNMYLPFPEEANRVMTDKLATFWFAPTKLARENLINDGCDPSRIWVTGNTVVDALMAVKKAARPPKFSLDKLPTGAPMLLATVHRRESWGEPLEAICKALTKILDDLPELYVVVPMHKNPLVREIWQKYLGCHSRVILCDAMEYDDFVWTMDRSSLILTDSGGIQEEATTLKKPVIILRDVTERPEAVSSGTAVLAGREPSKIIELSLKILRDDKFKASILAKAGSPFGEGRAAEIIVDVLSNYIKTGKY is encoded by the coding sequence ATGTCTTTAATTTGCTGTATAATAGGCACTCGTCCGGAAGCCATAAAGATGGCTCCTGTTATAATGAAATTGAAAGAGCGTGATATGCCCTATTATGTTCTGGCAACAGGACAGCATACAGACCTTTTAACTCAAGCATTAAAAGTGTTCAATATTGTGCCAAATTGTAATTTATCCATCATGAAGGAAAAACAAAGCCTAGATTACATCACGTCATCTGTGCTGACGAAGGTGGGGGAGGTCCTAGATGATATAAGACCGGAAGTCGTTTTGGTGCACGGAGATACTACGACAACTTTTGCATCGGCCCTAGCGGCTTTTTACAGAAAAGTTAAAATAGGCCACGTCGAAGCGGGACTCAGAAGCGGCAATATGTATTTGCCGTTCCCTGAGGAAGCCAATAGGGTAATGACCGATAAGCTCGCTACATTTTGGTTTGCCCCAACGAAATTGGCAAGGGAGAACCTCATCAACGATGGCTGCGATCCATCGAGAATATGGGTTACAGGGAATACAGTGGTGGATGCTCTTATGGCTGTAAAAAAGGCCGCAAGGCCCCCAAAGTTTTCATTGGACAAATTGCCGACCGGTGCTCCGATGTTACTTGCCACCGTTCACAGAAGAGAATCATGGGGTGAACCTCTCGAAGCTATTTGTAAAGCTTTAACGAAGATATTAGATGATTTGCCGGAACTTTATGTTGTCGTACCAATGCATAAAAATCCCTTGGTTCGTGAAATATGGCAAAAATATTTGGGATGCCATTCGAGAGTGATTTTATGCGATGCAATGGAATACGATGATTTTGTGTGGACAATGGATAGAAGCTCTTTGATATTGACTGATAGCGGTGGTATCCAAGAGGAAGCGACGACCCTTAAAAAGCCCGTAATAATTCTTAGGGATGTTACGGAAAGGCCTGAAGCGGTGAGCTCGGGGACCGCGGTGCTGGCCGGCAGGGAACCGTCCAAAATTATCGAGCTATCGCTTAAAATATTGCGGGATGATAAATTCAAAGCAAGCATTCTTGCAAAAGCGGGCTCTCCTTTCGGAGAGGGAAGAGCAGCCGAAATCATAGTTGATGTCTTGAGTAATTACATAAAAACTGGTAAGTATTGA
- a CDS encoding glycosyltransferase family 4 protein, which yields MSSEMVLYAFLSFMWGWGITKISIPLSFRYRILDMPESRKLHKEVTPRGGGIVLWSGLLLFLLFARDHFEFDPSFFAWCASATFLVGYLDDMRSLSPKVRLLVHITASIVALIPLYKSGNFPLWGWLTASLWIAAMISAYNMIDGMNGLVLVIFAASSCMFMVVFHNIFWAFGFGIAIGILPWNFPEARTFLGDGGSTLLGFFHASILLYSIFSYTPLTQSFIPLCLFLAFAGGIPFIDMCFAILRRTVKGVSPFCPDKGHIHHRLHRRGFTPPFVLVLMVSFHLAMLFISIRFF from the coding sequence ATGAGCAGTGAAATGGTCCTCTATGCTTTTTTGTCCTTTATGTGGGGATGGGGGATTACAAAGATCTCCATTCCCCTCTCTTTTAGATATCGTATTTTGGATATGCCCGAATCCAGAAAGCTCCACAAAGAAGTTACGCCACGCGGTGGGGGCATCGTCTTATGGAGCGGTCTGCTTCTGTTTCTTTTGTTTGCGAGGGATCATTTTGAATTTGATCCTTCGTTTTTTGCGTGGTGTGCCAGCGCGACATTTTTAGTCGGATATCTGGACGATATGAGAAGCCTATCTCCAAAAGTTAGGCTTTTAGTCCATATTACTGCTTCAATAGTAGCTTTAATTCCTCTGTACAAAAGTGGCAATTTTCCCCTATGGGGTTGGCTTACCGCATCTTTGTGGATTGCCGCCATGATAAGTGCATATAATATGATCGACGGCATGAATGGTTTGGTTTTGGTCATATTCGCGGCAAGTTCATGCATGTTTATGGTCGTCTTCCACAATATCTTTTGGGCTTTTGGCTTTGGCATCGCTATTGGGATCCTCCCTTGGAATTTCCCCGAAGCAAGGACTTTTTTAGGGGATGGGGGCAGTACGCTTCTTGGGTTTTTTCATGCCTCTATTTTATTGTATTCGATATTTTCGTATACACCTTTGACACAATCCTTTATACCTCTTTGCTTATTTTTGGCCTTTGCCGGGGGTATTCCCTTTATTGACATGTGCTTTGCTATACTGCGAAGAACTGTGAAAGGTGTCTCTCCCTTTTGCCCCGATAAGGGGCATATACATCATCGTCTCCATCGGAGAGGGTTCACGCCTCCTTTTGTGTTAGTCTTAATGGTGTCTTTCCATTTAGCAATGCTGTTTATAAGCATAAGGTTTTTTTAA
- the upp gene encoding uracil phosphoribosyltransferase gives MKIVLGADHAGCALKNAAKEYLFKRDIDVIDLGVGSDDEPVDYSDIGIKAAEMVAAGKCDRGILSCGTGIGMSIAANKVRGAYAALCTDSFMAKMSRLHNNANILVLGGRVVSVEQAMEMVEVWLDTPFEGGRHFRRIEKIRAYENKDIEGKGSHSKGRLVIMDHPLIQHKLGIIRNTSTSVKEFRELVEEIAGLMVYEITRDLPVEEIEVETPLAKTRAKTISGKKMAVVPVLRAGLGMVQGILKLIPNAKVGHIGVYRDPATLQPVEYYCKLPGDIEERDILIVDPMLATGGSSVLAIDLVKRRGGKKVSLVCLIGAPEGLQKVKEAHPDVDIYMAALDDRLDEHGYILPGLGDAGDRLFGTK, from the coding sequence GTGAAAATAGTCCTCGGAGCCGATCATGCGGGATGTGCTTTGAAGAACGCAGCTAAGGAATATCTTTTTAAAAGGGATATAGATGTTATCGATTTGGGTGTCGGTTCAGACGATGAGCCTGTAGATTATTCTGATATCGGGATAAAGGCAGCCGAAATGGTTGCTGCCGGCAAGTGCGATCGTGGAATATTGTCCTGTGGAACCGGCATAGGCATGTCAATAGCTGCAAATAAAGTACGGGGAGCATATGCCGCTCTTTGTACCGACAGCTTTATGGCTAAGATGAGTCGCCTCCATAATAATGCTAATATCCTCGTCCTTGGAGGAAGGGTTGTAAGCGTCGAGCAGGCAATGGAAATGGTAGAAGTGTGGCTTGATACACCCTTTGAAGGCGGTCGGCATTTTAGGCGCATTGAAAAAATAAGGGCCTATGAAAACAAGGATATCGAGGGAAAGGGTAGCCATTCGAAGGGGCGACTGGTGATAATGGATCATCCGCTGATACAGCATAAATTAGGAATTATTAGGAATACCTCGACAAGCGTTAAAGAGTTCAGGGAGTTAGTAGAAGAAATAGCCGGTTTAATGGTTTATGAAATAACAAGAGATCTTCCTGTCGAGGAGATAGAGGTCGAAACACCTCTGGCGAAGACACGTGCCAAGACTATTTCCGGTAAAAAAATGGCAGTTGTACCCGTTTTAAGGGCAGGGCTCGGGATGGTTCAAGGCATTCTTAAGCTGATACCCAACGCAAAAGTAGGCCATATCGGGGTATATAGAGATCCAGCGACGCTTCAACCTGTTGAATATTATTGCAAGTTGCCCGGTGATATAGAAGAGAGGGACATTCTCATTGTCGATCCTATGCTGGCCACTGGAGGTTCTTCTGTTTTGGCGATCGATTTAGTAAAAAGAAGGGGAGGTAAAAAAGTTTCATTGGTATGTCTGATAGGTGCACCCGAAGGTCTGCAGAAAGTAAAGGAAGCTCATCCGGATGTCGACATCTACATGGCTGCGTTGGATGATCGCTTGGACGAACACGGCTATATATTGCCCGGATTGGGCGATGCCGGTGATCGTTTATTCGGAACAAAATAA
- the meaB gene encoding methylmalonyl Co-A mutase-associated GTPase MeaB, producing the protein MDHLVEKALEGDHRAIARLISLVENESPFASQIMANLYAHTGKAHIIGVTGSPGAGKSTLLDKLIDNLKRMEKKIGVIAVDPTSPFSGGAILGDRLRMQSHALETDVFIRSMGTRGSLGGLSRAAYEAAMILDACGKDVIFIETVGVGQSEVDIVKIADTVCLLLVPGMGDDVQVMKAGIMEIADIFVINKADRDGADRLEAEVNIMLDLYGSKAWRPPIVKTVAERGEGIDALCKALADHKKYLSESEEGKKRFISRIKMEVEEILRREIAKVVEEKWKENCDDNLIRSLASRSIDPYTVAGKILGEIFSRGL; encoded by the coding sequence ATGGATCATCTTGTCGAGAAGGCTTTAGAGGGAGATCATAGAGCTATTGCGCGACTGATCTCGCTTGTTGAAAACGAATCGCCCTTTGCTAGCCAGATAATGGCTAATTTATATGCCCATACGGGGAAAGCTCATATAATTGGAGTTACGGGAAGCCCGGGTGCAGGCAAGAGCACCTTGCTGGACAAGTTGATAGATAACCTAAAAAGAATGGAGAAAAAGATCGGTGTTATAGCAGTGGATCCTACGAGTCCCTTTAGCGGCGGTGCAATATTGGGCGATAGGCTAAGGATGCAAAGTCATGCCCTTGAGACCGATGTCTTTATCCGGAGCATGGGCACAAGGGGATCGTTAGGGGGTCTGAGCAGGGCAGCCTATGAAGCTGCCATGATACTGGATGCCTGTGGCAAGGACGTCATCTTTATCGAGACCGTGGGAGTGGGACAATCTGAGGTTGATATAGTAAAGATAGCGGATACGGTTTGCCTGCTCCTCGTTCCGGGTATGGGCGACGATGTTCAGGTTATGAAGGCGGGTATAATGGAAATTGCGGATATATTTGTGATCAATAAGGCAGATCGCGACGGTGCCGACAGGCTGGAAGCCGAAGTTAACATAATGCTTGACCTTTATGGCAGTAAAGCATGGAGACCGCCAATTGTAAAGACCGTGGCGGAAAGGGGAGAAGGTATAGATGCTCTCTGTAAAGCTTTAGCGGACCATAAAAAATATTTATCCGAGAGCGAAGAAGGCAAAAAGAGATTTATATCGAGAATAAAGATGGAAGTTGAAGAAATCTTAAGAAGAGAAATCGCGAAAGTAGTTGAAGAGAAATGGAAAGAAAATTGTGATGACAATCTGATCCGATCTCTTGCCTCTCGTAGTATCGATCCATATACAGTAGCGGGAAAGATTTTAGGCGAAATATTCTCAAGGGGGTTATAA